The stretch of DNA CACGGACGACGCGGCACGATCGAAAACCCGGATCGGCATCCGGTCGCAACGCGACCGGCCGCTGCTTTAGCGGCGGCGCGGATCCGCGGGGCGGAAGGCGCGCTCCACGGCGGCGGTGGCGCTGGCATAGGCCCGCTCCTCGCTGTCGTGCGGCCGGTCCGACCGCTCCAGCAGCTTGCCGTGCTTGCGGATCGCCCAGCCGAATTTTCCTTTCGGGCTGCTCAGCGGGGCCACCTCGATGGTGAAGGGATAGAATTCGTTGTCGCTCATCCGTGGAACTATGGCACGGAACCCCCGCGGAGGACAAACTGTCCGCCGGCCGAATCCGCCCCTCTCTACCACCCATTTGCCGCCCTCGACGCGGCGCCCCGGCCCGTGCGATAGCCGGGGCCGTTCCGGTGTCCGGTCGGCAGGACGAAGCGGCCGATGCCCGGCGGAACCGCCCCGCCTGCGTTGCGTCCCGACACTGCGTGTTCCGACCGCGGAACGCGACCGCTCCCCGGCACGGCGCGGTCCCGATGGAGTCCGATCCTTGATCCCCTGGGTTCACCTCGATACCAGCGCCATCCCCGGCGAGACCGCTTCCTTGCGCCTGATGCGCCGGGGCGACGAGTTCGCGATCGTGGTCGATTCGATCGAGCTGATGAACAGCCGCCGCAGCGGCTCGGAGCGGGCGCTCGCCAGCCTCGCCTGCGGGCGCCTGCGCGAGACCCGGGCGCCCCGGGTGCTGATCGGCGGGCTCGGCATGGGCTTCACGCTCCGGGCGGCCCTGTCCGAGCTGGCGCCGGACGCGCAGGTCGTCGTCGCCGAGCTGATCCCGGCCGTCGCCGCCTGGGCGCGGGGACCGCTCGCACACATCTTCGCCGGCAGCCTCGACGACCCCCGGGTGGTGCTGCACGAGACCGACGTCCACGACCTGATCGCGGCGAGCCCCGGCCGCTACGACGCCATCCTGCTCGACGTCGACAACGGCCCCGAGGGGCTGGTGCAGCGCAGCAATGACCGGCTCTACGACGTGGCGGGCCTAGGGACCGCCCACCGGGCC from Methylobacterium aquaticum encodes:
- a CDS encoding spermidine synthase, with protein sequence MIPWVHLDTSAIPGETASLRLMRRGDEFAIVVDSIELMNSRRSGSERALASLACGRLRETRAPRVLIGGLGMGFTLRAALSELAPDAQVVVAELIPAVAAWARGPLAHIFAGSLDDPRVVLHETDVHDLIAASPGRYDAILLDVDNGPEGLVQRSNDRLYDVAGLGTAHRALRPGGLLGVWSESPDRKFKSRLQRGGFAVEEHKVRSAGSGGRHVVWIGEKMGGAAAAPGRRDPNGR